The nucleotide sequence AATGCTGTCCGGCTGATCGAGGCAGACGCCCGCCGCAGCGCCGACACACACCTGCTGCGCTACCCGCTACCCTCGGCGTGGAGCAACGACGCGAACGTCGAGTTGTATCTCAAGGACGAGACGACTCACATCACCGGCAGCCTCAAACACCGGCTGGCTCGGTCGCTGTTCCTGTACGCGTTGTGCAACGGCTGGATCGGCGAAGGCACCACGGTCGTCGAGGCGTCCTCGGGTTCCACGGCCGTCTCCGAGGCGTATTTCGCGGCCCTGCTGGGTCTGCCGTTCGTTGCCGTGATGCCGGCCGCGACCAGCGCCTCCAAGATTGCGCTGATCGAGGCGCAAGGCGGCCGATGCCATTTCGTGGAGAACTCCAGCCAGGTCTACGCCGAGGCCGAGCGGGTCGCCAAGGAAACCGGCGGCCACTACCTGGACCAGTTCACCAACGCCGAGCGTGCCACCGACTGGCGCGGCAACAACAACATCGCCGAGTCGATCTTCGCGCAAATGGGCGAGGAACAGCACCCCATTCCGGAATGGATCGTGGTGGGGGCGGGCACCGGCGGCACCAGCGCGACGATCGGCCGCTACATCCGCTATCGCCGGCACACGACCCGACTGTGCGTGGTGGACCCGGAGAACTCCGCGTTCTTCCCCGCCTACGCCGAGGACCGCTACGACATCGTGATGCCCAAGTCTTCTCGGATCGAGGGCATCGGCCGCCCGCGGGTTGAGCCGTCGTTTCTGCCCGGTGTGGTCGATTGCATGGTCTCTGTGCCCGATGCCGCCTCAATCGCGGCAGCACGCCACGTGAGCGCCGTTCTGGGCCGTCGGGTGGGTCCGTCCACGGGCACCAATCTGTGGGGCGCGTTCGGCCTGCTGGCCGAGATGGTCGCCGACGGCCGCAGCGGCTCGGTGGTCACCTTGCTCGCCGACAGTGGCGATCGCTACGCCGAGACCTATTTCAACGACGAATGGGTCAGCGCTCAGGGGCTGGATCCGACCGATCCGGCCCAGGCCTTGGTCGAGTTCGAGCGCTCGTGCGCCTGGAACTAGCCTCTGGCCAGCTGTTTAGTGAGTTGGTGGGCCGGTGCGATAGGCTGTCGTGGCTTCAAGCGGGGTGTGGCGCAGCTTGGTAGCGCGCTTCGTTCGGGACGAAGAGGCCGTGGGTTCGAATCCCGCCACCCCGACTCAGGTCATCGCAGGTCTGTCTCGGCTCTTAGCCGCTAGACGACATGCCAGTGGGCCAGTGCGAATAGCACCGCGACCCAGCCTGCCGACATGACCAGGCCGGCGATAGCCTCGCCTCGGCCCTGATCCGAGTTCTTGCTGTCTGCCAGCGCGGCGATCGCGCAGATGACGCTCAAAACGACCGCACCGACCATGCCGAAAGCCAGCGCGGCCGAAGCATAGACGTTCGTCTCGCGGACCGGCGCCCCCGACGAAGCGGATGCGGGCTGCACGTCGATGGTGGTCATAGCTGCTGTTCCCTTCATGGCGGACAGTTCCGTTGCTGTCACCAGACTCGGGGCCCGCGCTTGGAGGGTTCTAAACGGATTCTTGGAGCCGGGGCCGGAAGCGCACTCGGGTGCCGTGGCGGGGAGCCAGCATGATGGAGCGCCGCACGATGCGCTCGGGCGCCTCGTCGACGGCCGTGAACTGCCCCTCCCGCAACAACACGTGCAGCACGGTCACCAACTCCCGCATGGAAAAAGCGGCGCCCAGACAGCGTTTGGCGCCCCCGCCGAACGGAACCCAGGCATAGGTTTGCGGCCGCGTGCCCAGGAACCGCTCGGGACGAAACCGGTTCGGCTGCTCATACACGTCGGGGTTGCGGTTGATTGCGATCATGTGGACGACGATTCGGGTGCCGGGGTCGATGAGGTAGCCCCCGAGCCGGAACGGGCGCGCGGCAACGCGGGCCGTGAAAGGGGCTGGCGGCCGGACCCGCAGCGTCTCGTTGATCACCGCGGTGGTGAAGGTTTCCGTGCCGCCCTCGGCCTCCTCCTGGACGCGCCGCAGCGCATCGGGATGGTGTAGCAGCAGGTCGAAAACCCATGCCAGCGTCGTCGCGGTGGTTTCGTGGCCCGCCAGCATCAACGTGATGAGGTCGTCACGAATCTCTTGGTCAGACAGCTGTTCACCGTCATCGCCCCGGGCGCTGATCAGCAGCCCCAGGATGTCGCGCTGTTCGGTGCGGCCAAGGCCATTGCGCCGCTGCGCGATCAGCGGCATGACGACGTTCTCGATCTCCCGGTAGGCGCGCGCCCGCTGTGGCCATACCCGCAACGCTCCCGCTCGGCGCAGCGCATAGCGGACGGTCAGTTGCTCGGAAACCCCAAGGTCCAGGAGGCGTTCGAAAGGCCGGCCCAGCCGCCGCACCTCGTCGGGATCGTCGACACCGAAGATGACCTTGACGATCACATCCAACATCAGCGCCCGGGCCGCCCCAAGCAGCTCAAAGGGACGATCGACGGGCCAATCGCGCATCGCCGCGCGGGTGGACTCCTCGATGATCGGCACGTAACGGCCCAGCGCCGTGCCGTGCAGTGGCGGCGTCAGGAGCTTGCGCCGCCGCAGGTGTTCGGGCTCTTCCTGGACGAACATCGAACCCGCCCCGTAGATCGCCGCCGCGGGTCCCACTCCCTCGCCGCCCAGGAGCACGTCGGGCGGCGCGGTGAAGACTTCTTTGACCAGCGCCGGGTCCGAGACGATCGCCACGTCTCCCAGGCTGAGGATGGGCATCGTCATGATCGGCCCGTAGCGCCGGATCAATCGCAGCATTCGCCGCTCGCCACCAACCAGGTATGCGACCGCGTAGGCGGCCGCGAACACCGTACGCAAGCGGCGCGGGGCAGGTAGGCCGGGCGGTCGGCGCAGAGCCGGCGGTGTGCGCGCCGAGGGAGCGGATGCAGGCACCCTAACGACCCAACACGGCGCCTACCGCGGGGTCAAGAATCACACACAGTCGGCACAGATCGGGAGCTGACCGATCGAACTGCGCAACCGGCTGCGATGCTGCACCAAATAGCAGCACGAGCAGATGAACTCGTCGCTGCGTTGCGGAATCACCGCGACCGACAGTTCCTCGCCGGACAGATCCGCACCCGGGGGTTCGAAGACGGGCGCCGCATTGGGGTCGTCGTCGACGGCATCGATGGTCGCGGTCGACGACCTCGGCAAAGCGGGTGCCAGCTCGCGCAGGCCGGACGGATCGGCGGCGTCGGAATCAGGTATGCGGCGGGCATCGTAATCGCTGGCGGTCGGCATCGGCGGTCCTTCCTGCAGAGTGACCGGGCTACACACCGGATGTGATTACCCGTGGCACGTGCAGTACCCCGATCAGCCGCGGGCCACACCTAGGCGCGTACGCGCGCCGGAATGCGGCGGCTGCGCGACGCCGCAGCCAGCCCGAGCCAGGGGGCCACAATCGCAACGCCGAGCGTTGTGGACGCGATCCCCACTTGCCCGATTCCCAACGCGATCAGGCCGATCACCAGACCGATCACCCAAACACCTGCCGCAATCAAGCCCGACACGCTCGTGCCGGTCTCGCCGGGGGCCGGCTCCAGCCGGTCATCAACCCGCACGACGCTATTCCCGGTGCAAATCATGCTCACTCCCAGCAGGGACGATCAAACGCGGACCATGGGCAGCGCACATCGACGGGCAGCTTACATATCCTATGGACACTATTGCCACATAGTCCAATCTGAGACTGGTCTATACGCCGGCTGTGATGTCGCTGAACTGCAACAGGTTAACCATGCCCGTTGCGGGCGGCGCACAACAGTTCCCCGACCGTGTCCGCGGCCTCGTTGAGCAGCGCGTTTCGCCCGTCGGGGTCGCCGACGACACGCTCGGCCAACAGCCGCAGCTTGGTGTTGGATTTCTGAGACCACTTGGCCAGCACCTGGAAAGCGGACTCGGCATCCAGCCGGTACTCATGCATCAGCATCCCGATGGCCTGATTGATGACCGCCCTTCGGGCGTTGACCGCGGTGACCGCTTGGGTCAACCGCTTTTGCATGTCGACCTCATATTGTTCGGTGATGTCGACATAGAACCCGGCAGTGCCGGCCAGCGACCCGTGACCGTCATAGAGCGGATTCGCCAGCACCACGACGATGTGTACGACGCCACCCGTATCGATAATGCGAAACCGATTGCTGCATGGCTTTCCATAACGGCACACCTGGTCTACCAGTTCAGCGACGACCGCTTTGTCATCGGGATGCTTGTGCGCAACCAGTAGATCGGCGGTCGGCCTGACCCGACCCGGCTCATAGCCGTGCATCCGAGCCAGCTCATCTGACCATTCCCAGCGATCATCACGAGCGATGTAGCGGAAGCGCCCCACCCTTGACCAGCGATTCCACCGTAACGACGTACCCGCGCGCACCGGCTCAATCCATTCCGGAGCACGCCATCAGCGGCCCACATCGCTGGACTGCTGCGCCCTCCGCACTTTTCATTCCGGCCCCGCCGGCGTCTGCGCCCCAGATGGTCGCTCCCCCTTCTCCATTCGGCCAGCCAATCCCCAAACTGGCCGTTCCCCGGATCTTGCCCTTGCTTCTTCTATTCCCCCTGAGACCGGTAGCTCAACCGGAAATTACCCACCAAGACGACAACTCACACGCAACGAAACGATCAGTAGTCGGGAAGCTGCACGTCACGGGTGCGCAGCAGCAGCGGGACCAGCACCCAGAAGAGCGCAAAAAGTACCAGCGCGCACGACCCGGCGATGATGGCCGCGGTACGTCCGGACACCGCATCGAAGATGAGGGCGGTAACCCCGGTCAAAGCCAGCCCCAGCAGGACCAACCCGGCGTAGGCGCAGCGATGTGCCGCCGAAACCAGCACCACCAGACGGTGTCGCCGGAACAGTAACCGGTGCATGCCTACCGGGGCGACCAACAAGATCGTCGCGCCCACCGAGAACGCCACCGTCGCCAAATACACCGTGTGTAGCCCCAGAACCTCGAAGCGCTGCTGGAACGGCAGCATCAGCAGGAACCCGGTCAGCAGCTGAACCCCGGTCTGCACCACCCGCAGCTCCTGCAGCAGGCTGGTCCAGTTGCGGTCGAGCCGTTCCAGTTCGGTTTCCCGCCGCCGACGGTAATCCCAGCGTTGATCTCGTTCCGGATGATCGACATCCATGTTCGTGATCATCGCACCTGAGGGAACCCTCGGTGCCCGAAAACGCAAGTAGCCGAAGCGAAAAGCAGGCGCTAGCGGTTGAGCTTGCCGTCCCGCACGCCGGTCAATGCGTCATCGAGGGCGGGGTAGAGCGGGAAAGTCTTGTCCAGACCGGTCAGGTGAATCGGCCGCCTGGTCGCGGGCCCCTGTGCGACCACGCCGAACTCGGCCGCAGTGCCGAGCTTCTCGTAGGTCGCGGCCAGGATCTTCAGCCCCACCGAGCCGAGGAACTCCACCCCGGAAAGGTCGATGACCAGCGCAGTCGGGCTGTCGGCAACGACAGCGCCGATGGCTTCTTCGAGGGCCGGAGCAGTAACCAAATCAATTTCGCCGCCGATACTGAGCACGGTGACTCCATCGTGATCGGTGACCACGGCGGTGATCGAATCGGGAGCTGACAATGGCGGTCCTTTGTCCGAGCCTTCGGTGTGCTGCAAGCCTAACCTGCCTCACGAACTGCGAGAAGAAGAAGACCTCAACGCGTTCCACAGCGGCCTCCAGGCTAGTCTCGCCATATGACCAGCGCCCTGCGGAGCGCGGCGCGGCACTTGGGAGGCCAAATGTCAGATTCGCCGTCCGTCTTCAGCAGCAGCATCAGTACCAGCTCTGGGCCGATCGGCGTGTCTAGCGAAGGTTTGCTGCCGCAGCTGGTCGAGCATCTGCGGCAAAATCGAACCGCGTTGCGCGAGAAGTGGGCCCGCAGCATCACCGAGGCGCGGCTGCTCACGGCGATGACGCCGGACGAGATCTTTTCCGAAGCGACCGCGGTGTACGACAACTACGTCGAGGTGCTCGAGACCGGAAGCGTCGAGGCGTTGCAGGCCTACGCACGTGATCTCTCCGAACGCATCATTCCCAGGGGCGTGGAAACCGATGAGGTCGTCGGCATCGTCCTGTTGCTGCGCGACGTGCTGGCCCGCTCCCTGTTCGAGAAGTATCAGACGGACTTCGAGATGCTCAGCCGAGTTCTGGACGCTTACGAACCGGCGGCCAACCGCATCGCCAACACCGTCGCGGTGAGCTTCGTGCAGGAGCGTGAGCGCATCATCCGGCAGCAGCAGGAGGCGATCCGGGAGCTGTCCACGCCCGTGCTGCAGGTGCGCGAGCAACTGCTGATTCTGCCGATCATCGGAGTGCTGGACAGTCAGCGCGCCCGACAGGTCACCGAGCAACTGCTGCGGGCCATCCGGGCCAACCGCGCCAAGGTCGTGGTCATCGACGTGACCGGGGTGCCCGCCATCGACTCGACGGTGGCCAACCACCTGGTCCAAACCGTCGACGCATCCGGATTGATGGGCGCGAACGTGATCATCACCGGCTTGTCCTCCGAGATCGCACTGACGCTGGTGACAATCG is from Mycobacterium marinum and encodes:
- a CDS encoding STAS domain-containing protein — encoded protein: MSAPDSITAVVTDHDGVTVLSIGGEIDLVTAPALEEAIGAVVADSPTALVIDLSGVEFLGSVGLKILAATYEKLGTAAEFGVVAQGPATRRPIHLTGLDKTFPLYPALDDALTGVRDGKLNR
- a CDS encoding PAS and ANTAR domain-containing protein, coding for MRAGTSLRWNRWSRVGRFRYIARDDRWEWSDELARMHGYEPGRVRPTADLLVAHKHPDDKAVVAELVDQVCRYGKPCSNRFRIIDTGGVVHIVVVLANPLYDGHGSLAGTAGFYVDITEQYEVDMQKRLTQAVTAVNARRAVINQAIGMLMHEYRLDAESAFQVLAKWSQKSNTKLRLLAERVVGDPDGRNALLNEAADTVGELLCAARNGHG
- a CDS encoding PLP-dependent cysteine synthase family protein, translated to MSGQARVAVRSLARDWTDNAVRLIEADARRSADTHLLRYPLPSAWSNDANVELYLKDETTHITGSLKHRLARSLFLYALCNGWIGEGTTVVEASSGSTAVSEAYFAALLGLPFVAVMPAATSASKIALIEAQGGRCHFVENSSQVYAEAERVAKETGGHYLDQFTNAERATDWRGNNNIAESIFAQMGEEQHPIPEWIVVGAGTGGTSATIGRYIRYRRHTTRLCVVDPENSAFFPAYAEDRYDIVMPKSSRIEGIGRPRVEPSFLPGVVDCMVSVPDAASIAAARHVSAVLGRRVGPSTGTNLWGAFGLLAEMVADGRSGSVVTLLADSGDRYAETYFNDEWVSAQGLDPTDPAQALVEFERSCAWN
- a CDS encoding DUF4193 domain-containing protein encodes the protein MPTASDYDARRIPDSDAADPSGLRELAPALPRSSTATIDAVDDDPNAAPVFEPPGADLSGEELSVAVIPQRSDEFICSCCYLVQHRSRLRSSIGQLPICADCV
- a CDS encoding DUF6328 family protein, which codes for MDVDHPERDQRWDYRRRRETELERLDRNWTSLLQELRVVQTGVQLLTGFLLMLPFQQRFEVLGLHTVYLATVAFSVGATILLVAPVGMHRLLFRRHRLVVLVSAAHRCAYAGLVLLGLALTGVTALIFDAVSGRTAAIIAGSCALVLFALFWVLVPLLLRTRDVQLPDY
- a CDS encoding cytochrome P450; this encodes MPASAPSARTPPALRRPPGLPAPRRLRTVFAAAYAVAYLVGGERRMLRLIRRYGPIMTMPILSLGDVAIVSDPALVKEVFTAPPDVLLGGEGVGPAAAIYGAGSMFVQEEPEHLRRRKLLTPPLHGTALGRYVPIIEESTRAAMRDWPVDRPFELLGAARALMLDVIVKVIFGVDDPDEVRRLGRPFERLLDLGVSEQLTVRYALRRAGALRVWPQRARAYREIENVVMPLIAQRRNGLGRTEQRDILGLLISARGDDGEQLSDQEIRDDLITLMLAGHETTATTLAWVFDLLLHHPDALRRVQEEAEGGTETFTTAVINETLRVRPPAPFTARVAARPFRLGGYLIDPGTRIVVHMIAINRNPDVYEQPNRFRPERFLGTRPQTYAWVPFGGGAKRCLGAAFSMRELVTVLHVLLREGQFTAVDEAPERIVRRSIMLAPRHGTRVRFRPRLQESV
- a CDS encoding STAS domain-containing protein, with protein sequence MSDSPSVFSSSISTSSGPIGVSSEGLLPQLVEHLRQNRTALREKWARSITEARLLTAMTPDEIFSEATAVYDNYVEVLETGSVEALQAYARDLSERIIPRGVETDEVVGIVLLLRDVLARSLFEKYQTDFEMLSRVLDAYEPAANRIANTVAVSFVQERERIIRQQQEAIRELSTPVLQVREQLLILPIIGVLDSQRARQVTEQLLRAIRANRAKVVVIDVTGVPAIDSTVANHLVQTVDASGLMGANVIITGLSSEIALTLVTIGLDLSKMNAVGDLQGGIEEAERLLGYAVTRTGD